Genomic window (Capsicum annuum cultivar UCD-10X-F1 chromosome 10, UCD10Xv1.1, whole genome shotgun sequence):
CCAAATGTTTGACAGTgttaaaattatacttttgagccCTAGAGTCATTAATGAAAACCCTGTCCAACCTTTTCCAAACCCTTTTTCTAGGTGTCCAATTATTGCACCAAGTAAGCTTTGAGCCTATAAAACCAACATCTTTCACTCCACAAGTATCCATAAATTCAGAGAAATTGAAACTGTTATAGTTCCTATGAGGTCTTCCACCAGTCTTTTCCTCTGGATGGAGGATCACATTGAAGTCCCCTCCAATACACCACAGACTATTAATCATGTTTTTCAAGCCCTCCAGATTGCTCCAAAGCTCTTTTTTCTCTGTTGATGTACATTTAGAATAGACAGCTATCACAAAGTACTCTTCACTATTCATATTTCTTTGAAATTTCAAGGTAATCAGTTGTCCATTGCTTTTTATGATGGAAACAGTACAATTTTCCTTCCGAAAACACCATATCTGCCCATTGAGGATTGAGGTTAGTAGTGCAGTAATTGAATAGGTAATAGATATTCTATGTACTGTCTAAGATACATTAGAATTGTGTTTAAATGACCATATATAAATTGTTGATTTCCCTTTAGAAAAGAGATGCTTTATGTTTATTGTCTAAAGGTGCATTATGTGTTTAAGCGGTTAATTTTCAGTTATTTGCAAGAATTGTTTGTTGGAtagctttttatttatttttttgctaagaattttttattttgagttctttGAATGGATTTCATTGATTTTGATGAATAATAATTCTTTGTTCTTATTTCTTTGTAGGGGTCAGTGGGGATGGCTTCATAGGGCAAGATATCACCTTTAGGAATGATGCTGGACCAGGAAAGAATTAGGTTGTGGCATTAAGAGTACAGGAAGATATGGATTCATTCTACAGATGTTGATTCAAAGGGTATCAAGACACCGAGCATTGCATCAAATTTTACTGTCAGACATTTTATAAAGGGTGCCGAGTGGATTCCTGCCGATGTTCCACATTACTTAGATTAAAGTGCTTCACATCTTGTTATGTAAACTTGTCTTTTTGATGAATATGATTATCTAATTTGAAATGCCTTCTTTAAGTAATTTATGATTACATTTCCATTATATTGCCCAACTAATGGGCTGACCATTAAATTACTAGAAAATCACACTTACAGAAACTCTAACACGACTTCATTGCGGGGGTTATGTAGTGTCGAAACGGCATATGAATGTTGTTTTTTTATGTTCCTTCTAtgggtacgtagaatctgtatag
Coding sequences:
- the LOC124887823 gene encoding uncharacterized protein LOC124887823, with amino-acid sequence MNSEEYFVIAVYSKCTSTEKKELWSNLEGLKNMINSLWCIGGDFNVILHPEEKTGGRPHRNYNSFNFSEFMDTCGVKDVGFIGSKLTWCNNWTPRKRVWKRLDRVFINDSRAQKYNFNTVKHLARTCPDHRPMLFKCDKGQANGKKYVTKVPMEEEIKDVMFNMSTDSAAGPDGRWLQRKEIVQNFNSKNKGGNAVIKVDMIKLYGRMSWPFIEAVLRNLASLKK